The following coding sequences lie in one Rhodohalobacter barkolensis genomic window:
- the rsmH gene encoding 16S rRNA (cytosine(1402)-N(4))-methyltransferase RsmH yields MTGYYEHFPVLLNESVDYLVTDPKGIYIDGTLGGGGHSKSILNRLDSEGHLYGIDQDPEALKAAGERIGNDERFTALEGNFGYLSTLIPKEHQGQITGILFDYGVSTHQIKEPERGFSFQHDGPLDMRMSAMSGVSAHSVVNEYDYKKLRDVIFHYGEERMSRQIAQEIINRRPIETTGELRDAVESVVKGRHSIKSVARVFQGIRIEVNREIEVLKLALQDSLNLLKVGGRIVAISYHSLEDRLVKYFFKSGNFEGKIEKDFYGKSLNTIEPVTKQIITPGEKEIETNPAARSAKMRVAVKISEVN; encoded by the coding sequence ATGACAGGCTACTACGAGCACTTTCCCGTCCTATTAAATGAGTCTGTCGATTATCTCGTTACCGACCCTAAGGGTATATATATAGATGGTACACTTGGCGGTGGCGGACACAGCAAATCTATATTAAACAGACTAGACTCTGAAGGACATCTCTATGGAATTGACCAGGATCCGGAAGCTTTAAAAGCAGCCGGTGAGCGAATTGGTAATGACGAACGGTTCACCGCTTTGGAAGGTAATTTTGGTTATCTCTCTACCCTCATTCCAAAAGAGCATCAGGGACAAATCACCGGAATTCTTTTTGATTACGGAGTTTCCACGCATCAGATAAAAGAACCTGAACGAGGCTTCAGCTTTCAGCACGATGGCCCACTGGATATGCGAATGAGTGCTATGAGCGGTGTTTCTGCGCATAGCGTTGTAAATGAATACGATTATAAAAAACTGCGCGATGTAATCTTTCACTATGGCGAGGAACGAATGAGCCGACAAATTGCTCAGGAAATTATTAACCGCCGTCCTATTGAAACAACCGGAGAACTACGAGATGCCGTAGAGAGTGTTGTTAAAGGAAGGCACTCCATTAAATCCGTTGCACGGGTTTTTCAGGGAATCCGGATTGAAGTAAACCGGGAAATTGAAGTATTAAAGCTTGCCCTGCAGGATTCACTTAATCTTTTAAAAGTTGGCGGACGAATTGTTGCCATCTCTTATCACTCATTGGAGGATCGGTTGGTTAAGTACTTTTTCAAAAGCGGGAATTTTGAAGGTAAAATTGAAAAGGATTTTTACGGGAAATCACTCAATACCATTGAACCGGTAACAAAACAAATCATCACCCCCGGGGAAAAGGAAATTGAGACAAATCCGGCAGCCCGGAGCGCAAAAATGCGTGTTGCAGTGAAAATCAGTGAGGTAAACTGA
- a CDS encoding penicillin-binding protein: MNERTAIMGRMFMLLGLLFLLPAAILLQIFRVNMLEADGLKELWNKQAIDTIPISAQRGNIFDTNGSLLATNSVNYKVAVDPLAPTTTREHLNNIATVLSRHTGRSATHYQNVIRNSSNRSRYIVLERSIPVNAYDDLKELGYRSLILEEEYRRNYNFESLSAHTLGFVNHNVDGMSGLENSYNNLLKGRDGLQQVRKDRSNRIFAYVGAPQKLPEQGVNLHTTIDAYIQAITEEELESGIKRHRANYGTAIVMDPKTGAIKALANYPTFDPNNPSSIDSENRRNYAVSDMIEPGSTFKLVTAIAAVEQGVVDFEEIFETPENGQKIIHGQMMRDHDPLGDLDFTGVIAKSSNIATSEIAMRLKPETLYQYARNMGFGTPTNIDLPNEMDGRLQRPYEWSRVTLPWMSIGYEVQVTPIQMLQAYGAFANGGRMMRPYIVEKITDEYGNIIEEKRPNMVRRIAKESTINKLTPVFEEVVTDSGTAGWASVEGLRIAGKTGTAQKLVDGRYQATYRASFAGFFPVEDPKYVMFVLLDEPLSSIYGGYTAGSIFKEIATRIAGLDNEIHRNLLEGNFAIADSVVTPKIEGLHRNDAQMLLDSKNLTASFTGSGDFVLEQQPEPGERITGNTSLNVKLGTMESDSIPDGYALIPNLRDMSMRQATTLLLSRGLEIEMIGSGTIYTQFPRAGDFMKKGRTVTVRGKAREMQQATVVAANE, translated from the coding sequence ATGAACGAAAGAACTGCAATTATGGGACGTATGTTTATGCTGCTGGGACTCCTGTTCCTGCTGCCTGCGGCCATTTTGCTGCAAATCTTTCGTGTAAACATGCTCGAAGCCGATGGGCTGAAAGAACTCTGGAATAAACAGGCTATAGACACTATTCCAATTTCTGCTCAGCGCGGGAATATTTTTGACACCAACGGTTCGCTTCTGGCAACAAACAGTGTGAATTATAAAGTTGCCGTAGACCCTCTAGCCCCTACTACAACCCGCGAGCATCTAAATAATATTGCCACCGTCTTAAGCCGTCATACCGGCAGGTCTGCAACTCATTATCAGAATGTGATTCGAAACTCCTCGAATCGATCCAGATATATTGTTTTGGAGCGAAGTATTCCTGTAAACGCTTATGATGATTTAAAAGAGCTTGGTTATCGCAGTTTAATTCTTGAAGAGGAGTATCGAAGAAATTACAATTTCGAATCGCTGTCAGCCCATACACTCGGTTTTGTAAATCACAACGTTGATGGAATGTCCGGATTGGAAAACAGCTACAACAACCTTCTCAAGGGACGTGACGGACTTCAGCAAGTTCGGAAAGATCGTAGCAATCGAATCTTTGCATATGTTGGTGCACCCCAAAAATTACCGGAACAGGGAGTAAATCTTCATACCACAATTGATGCCTACATTCAGGCAATCACTGAAGAGGAGCTTGAATCCGGTATTAAACGGCATAGGGCAAATTACGGAACAGCAATTGTAATGGATCCCAAAACCGGTGCCATTAAAGCATTGGCAAACTACCCTACGTTCGATCCAAATAACCCCTCATCCATCGATAGTGAAAATCGCAGAAATTATGCGGTTTCAGATATGATTGAGCCCGGGTCAACTTTCAAGCTTGTTACAGCTATTGCCGCTGTTGAACAGGGCGTTGTAGACTTTGAGGAAATATTTGAAACTCCTGAGAACGGCCAAAAGATAATTCATGGTCAGATGATGCGTGATCATGATCCTCTTGGCGACCTGGATTTTACCGGAGTTATTGCAAAGTCATCCAATATTGCAACATCAGAAATTGCAATGCGCCTGAAGCCTGAAACCCTCTATCAATATGCCAGGAACATGGGTTTTGGAACTCCAACCAACATTGATCTTCCGAATGAAATGGATGGCAGACTCCAAAGACCCTATGAGTGGAGTCGTGTTACCCTGCCCTGGATGTCGATTGGTTACGAAGTGCAGGTCACTCCTATCCAAATGCTACAGGCCTATGGTGCCTTTGCCAATGGCGGCAGGATGATGCGTCCGTATATAGTAGAAAAAATTACAGATGAATATGGCAATATCATTGAGGAAAAGCGTCCGAATATGGTTCGCCGAATCGCTAAGGAATCAACTATCAACAAACTTACACCCGTTTTTGAAGAGGTTGTAACCGATTCGGGTACAGCCGGTTGGGCCAGCGTTGAAGGGTTACGAATTGCCGGTAAAACCGGAACTGCTCAAAAATTAGTTGATGGCAGATATCAGGCAACATACCGAGCTTCATTTGCCGGGTTTTTTCCTGTTGAAGATCCAAAATATGTGATGTTTGTACTGCTTGATGAACCACTTTCCAGTATTTATGGCGGATACACCGCAGGATCTATTTTTAAAGAAATTGCCACTCGTATAGCAGGGTTGGATAATGAGATTCACAGAAACCTTTTAGAAGGAAACTTTGCAATAGCCGACAGTGTCGTGACACCAAAGATTGAAGGATTACATCGTAATGATGCACAGATGCTATTAGACAGTAAAAATCTGACCGCCAGCTTTACAGGATCGGGTGATTTTGTATTGGAGCAACAACCGGAACCCGGAGAAAGAATTACCGGAAACACTTCTCTGAATGTAAAGTTGGGAACTATGGAGTCCGATTCTATACCGGACGGCTATGCACTGATTCCAAACCTTCGCGACATGAGTATGAGGCAGGCCACAACTCTGCTTCTTTCACGCGGTTTAGAGATTGAAATGATCGGGTCAGGAACTATTTATACACAATTCCCTCGTGCAGGAGACTTCATGAAAAAAGGAAGAACTGTCACTGTGCGTGGTAAGGCACGAGAAATGCAACAAGCAACGGTAGTAGCTGCAAACGAATGA
- a CDS encoding UDP-N-acetylmuramoyl-L-alanyl-D-glutamate--2,6-diaminopimelate ligase has translation MTFDELIAFCDPISVQGNEPEKMGKLCLDSRKVNTGDIFIAIDGSQADGHSFVPQAVESGASVVIVEQEMSPAGSEAVLLVKNTRELLSPLAQRLAGNPAEKLTIIAITGTNGKTTVATLVWQMLRELEQDVALLGTISKRINDTTFESKLTTSDPVELASDMKRCLESGCKYLVMEVSSHALDQKRVDGIPFEVAAYTNLSLDHLDYHSTMEEYADAKKILFDGLSSGSWAVINADDKYARHMVKNTSAKVIDFSFKENGTVNAEILKTTPEQTLLDVEGIKFFTPLVGKFNAYNVVEALLIGTALGYDGKLLADVLPACRGAEGRLEKVTTKNSTQSLPMVFVDYAHTPDALENVASTLSELKKENQKLLILFGCGGDRDRSKRPEMAKISEKYGDRVIVTSDNPRSEDPQKIIQDIETGFSSTFSYRSIVSRKEAIHTAITESSSNTIVLIAGKGHETYQEINGIRNHFDDREEAREALNKLMRKLNSRGVN, from the coding sequence ATGACTTTCGATGAACTCATAGCATTTTGTGATCCTATTTCAGTTCAGGGCAATGAGCCTGAGAAAATGGGTAAACTATGCCTTGATTCCAGAAAGGTTAACACCGGTGATATTTTTATAGCCATTGACGGTTCACAGGCAGACGGACATAGTTTTGTACCTCAAGCTGTAGAAAGCGGTGCATCTGTGGTAATCGTTGAACAAGAAATGAGTCCGGCCGGCAGTGAAGCTGTTCTGTTGGTTAAAAATACACGGGAACTGCTGTCCCCTCTGGCTCAGCGTTTAGCTGGAAATCCGGCTGAAAAACTTACCATCATTGCCATAACCGGTACAAATGGTAAAACAACCGTTGCTACTCTGGTGTGGCAAATGCTCAGGGAACTTGAGCAAGATGTGGCTCTACTGGGAACGATTTCTAAACGAATTAACGACACAACCTTTGAGAGCAAGCTGACCACTTCGGATCCTGTTGAGCTGGCATCCGACATGAAGAGATGTTTAGAATCCGGATGCAAATATTTGGTTATGGAGGTCTCTTCTCATGCATTGGATCAAAAAAGAGTTGACGGAATCCCATTTGAAGTAGCGGCATACACCAATTTGAGTCTCGACCATCTTGATTACCACTCCACAATGGAAGAGTATGCGGATGCTAAGAAAATTCTTTTTGACGGGCTTTCATCCGGTAGCTGGGCTGTCATCAATGCTGATGATAAATACGCCCGGCACATGGTGAAGAATACTTCAGCTAAAGTGATCGATTTTTCCTTTAAGGAGAATGGAACTGTAAATGCTGAAATTCTAAAGACAACGCCTGAACAGACCCTTCTCGATGTGGAGGGAATTAAATTTTTTACGCCGCTTGTCGGAAAATTCAACGCCTACAATGTAGTTGAAGCCTTGTTGATTGGCACAGCGCTCGGTTATGACGGAAAACTCCTCGCTGATGTATTACCTGCATGCAGAGGAGCTGAAGGCAGGCTTGAAAAGGTAACCACAAAGAATTCAACGCAGAGTCTGCCAATGGTATTTGTGGATTACGCACATACCCCGGATGCGCTTGAAAATGTAGCCTCTACCCTTTCAGAGTTGAAGAAAGAGAATCAGAAACTTCTGATTTTGTTTGGCTGTGGCGGCGATCGAGACAGATCAAAACGGCCCGAAATGGCCAAAATATCTGAAAAGTACGGTGACCGTGTGATCGTAACATCTGACAATCCACGCAGTGAAGATCCACAAAAAATTATACAGGATATTGAAACCGGATTTAGTTCAACATTTTCTTACAGATCTATTGTTTCCCGAAAAGAGGCCATCCATACAGCAATTACAGAAAGCAGCAGTAACACCATAGTACTTATTGCAGGTAAAGGCCACGAAACGTATCAGGAAATTAACGGAATCAGAAATCATTTTGATGACCGTGAAGAGGCCAGGGAAGCTTTGAATAAATTGATGAGAAAACTGAATTCCAGGGGGGTGAACTGA
- the mraY gene encoding phospho-N-acetylmuramoyl-pentapeptide-transferase: protein MLYALLDWLNQHYAPPGFGAFDFITTRTALAAVTSLIISLIIGKKIIHWLQKLQLKEVIRDDIGLDSHLSKANTPTMGGVIIILATLIPALLWMNMNSIYTWMIIFVMFVLGIVGFIDDYIKVVKKDKSGLHGWFKVGGQVFVGLVLGAALYFWPAFDDFNTLSTVPFLKDVNIDYAFMGEEYGWLIYIPLVIFIITAVSNSANLTDGLDGLLSGTSAIAGVILGIFAYVSGRVDFSNFLDIIYLPGSGELTIFAASLVGACLGFLWYNSHPASVFMGDTGSLAIGGAMGALALMIHKELLLPIICGIFMVETLSVIIQTSYFKYTKRKYGEGRRVFLMTPIHHHYEKKGWAESKIVVRFWIIAILLGILSLLTLKLR, encoded by the coding sequence ATGCTATACGCTCTGCTCGACTGGTTAAATCAACATTACGCTCCACCGGGTTTTGGTGCATTTGACTTTATCACAACCCGAACGGCCCTGGCTGCGGTAACCTCACTGATCATCAGTTTGATCATCGGTAAAAAAATTATTCACTGGCTTCAAAAACTTCAGCTAAAAGAGGTTATTCGGGATGATATTGGCCTGGACTCACACCTGAGTAAAGCAAATACTCCAACCATGGGGGGTGTGATTATTATCCTTGCCACTTTAATTCCTGCCCTGCTTTGGATGAATATGAACAGTATTTACACCTGGATGATCATATTTGTGATGTTTGTACTGGGTATTGTAGGGTTTATTGACGACTACATCAAAGTTGTGAAAAAGGATAAATCCGGTTTACATGGCTGGTTTAAAGTTGGCGGACAGGTATTTGTAGGACTTGTTTTAGGAGCTGCTCTCTATTTCTGGCCCGCTTTTGATGATTTCAACACTCTATCCACTGTTCCATTTCTGAAAGACGTAAATATCGACTATGCGTTTATGGGTGAAGAGTATGGATGGTTGATCTACATTCCACTGGTAATTTTTATTATCACCGCAGTGAGCAATTCCGCAAACCTGACCGATGGACTGGATGGGCTGCTGTCAGGAACTTCTGCTATTGCCGGTGTTATTTTAGGAATCTTTGCTTACGTATCCGGCCGAGTTGACTTTTCAAACTTCCTCGACATCATCTATTTGCCGGGATCAGGGGAACTTACCATTTTTGCAGCCTCACTTGTAGGCGCTTGTTTGGGATTTTTATGGTATAACTCCCACCCGGCCTCCGTATTCATGGGTGATACCGGTTCCCTGGCTATTGGTGGAGCAATGGGAGCGTTGGCATTGATGATTCACAAAGAACTTTTACTGCCGATTATTTGCGGCATTTTTATGGTTGAAACGCTTTCAGTCATTATTCAGACAAGTTATTTCAAATATACGAAACGAAAATACGGTGAAGGTCGCAGGGTCTTTTTGATGACTCCGATACATCACCATTATGAGAAAAAAGGATGGGCTGAATCTAAAATTGTAGTTCGATTCTGGATCATCGCCATACTGCTTGGAATTTTGAGTCTTTTAACTCTGAAACTCCGATGA
- the murD gene encoding UDP-N-acetylmuramoyl-L-alanine--D-glutamate ligase: protein MIDVKNKHITIAGAARSGVAAAILLKRKGAIPFLSDTGEIRSDFAEKLHKESIEFEENAHTEKAMQGDFLVMSPGVPTSSSIAQSYLNDNKPVFSEIEMASWFNRSPIIAVTGSNGKTTVANWMHHTWTTAQKEHIVAGNIGYAFSELVDQTDENKDVLLEVSSFQLDHIDTFKPTVSMILNITPDHMNRYDNDIEKYAASKYRIAENQTSDDWFIFNSDDNRVSGFAKKLSERENAPKMMAFSTKSEVPNGAFIQNGQLILRLDNKEEILMDIDDIALPGKHNLSNGMATALAARASEIRNEHIRESLRSFEGVEHRLEFVRTYNGVKYINDSKATNINAVWFALDSFNVPIVLILGGRDKGNNYQELESQLREKVHTVIAIGEAREAIKNQLKSTVPNLTEAETMKEAVKKASKTAKRGEVVLLSPACASFDMFENYEHRGEVFKQAVLEL, encoded by the coding sequence ATGATAGACGTCAAGAACAAACATATCACGATTGCCGGAGCAGCCCGAAGCGGCGTTGCTGCAGCGATACTTCTGAAACGGAAAGGTGCGATTCCATTTCTTTCAGATACAGGTGAAATACGTTCAGACTTTGCGGAAAAACTGCATAAGGAGTCAATTGAGTTTGAAGAAAATGCCCATACCGAAAAAGCTATGCAGGGTGATTTTCTGGTGATGAGTCCAGGTGTACCTACATCTTCTTCAATTGCTCAATCCTATTTAAACGACAACAAACCTGTTTTTTCAGAAATCGAGATGGCAAGCTGGTTCAACCGTTCACCCATTATTGCAGTTACAGGCAGTAATGGAAAAACAACGGTGGCGAACTGGATGCATCATACATGGACCACCGCGCAAAAGGAGCACATTGTTGCCGGAAACATCGGGTATGCTTTCTCCGAGCTTGTGGATCAGACAGACGAAAATAAGGATGTACTGTTAGAAGTAAGCAGTTTCCAACTCGATCATATCGATACCTTCAAACCAACGGTATCAATGATTTTAAATATTACACCGGATCACATGAACCGGTATGACAATGACATTGAGAAGTACGCGGCATCCAAATACAGGATTGCAGAGAATCAAACCTCAGATGATTGGTTCATTTTTAACTCCGATGACAATAGAGTTTCCGGTTTTGCAAAAAAGCTATCCGAGAGGGAGAACGCTCCCAAAATGATGGCTTTTTCTACAAAATCTGAAGTACCTAACGGCGCTTTTATTCAAAACGGACAGTTGATTTTACGACTCGATAACAAAGAGGAGATCCTCATGGATATTGATGATATCGCACTACCCGGTAAGCATAATCTAAGCAATGGTATGGCAACGGCACTGGCTGCCCGAGCATCTGAAATCAGAAATGAACACATCCGCGAAAGCCTCCGAAGCTTTGAGGGTGTGGAACATCGCCTGGAATTTGTTCGCACCTACAACGGTGTGAAATACATTAACGACAGTAAAGCGACCAACATCAATGCTGTATGGTTTGCCTTGGATAGCTTCAACGTACCCATCGTACTCATTTTGGGCGGTCGAGACAAAGGAAATAACTACCAGGAACTTGAAAGTCAGCTTCGCGAAAAAGTACATACGGTCATTGCCATCGGTGAAGCCAGAGAAGCCATTAAAAATCAGTTAAAATCTACAGTTCCGAACCTGACTGAAGCAGAAACCATGAAAGAAGCTGTAAAGAAAGCTTCTAAAACTGCAAAGCGCGGCGAAGTGGTATTGCTGAGTCCGGCCTGCGCCTCTTTCGACATGTTTGAAAACTATGAACATCGCGGTGAAGTGTTTAAACAAGCCGTACTCGAACTTTAA
- a CDS encoding FtsW/RodA/SpoVE family cell cycle protein, whose product MYYTTPNSKVGSIFGTTREELDTPVQGSDRVILVCVFMLMMVGAIAVYSSIAYFAQAHNSTAGALVSGHVVKLGIAFIAMIFVSKLNYRVLAKFSRIAVVFSWILLIAVMIYGDMVFGARRSLSVAGFSFQPSSFAAMALILHIAVLLHEKQDYIKDFKRAFIPILIWVAVTCFLIALEDFSSAALLMGITICMMFVGRISAVQLLGLVMLGLIGGSALILSSAERTSRVTNYITQVKDINSEKLESSSGYQAQQAHIAIARGGLIGVGIGKSTQRDFLPAPYNDFIFAIIAEEYGIIGSSAVMLIFIVILYRGIAVIARHSPDALGTLLALGATLMITLYGFVNAAVATGLFPVTGLPMPFISYGGTSMLFAGIMVGILLNISKHNRQIQNRFYNG is encoded by the coding sequence TTGTACTACACCACACCAAATAGCAAAGTAGGATCGATCTTCGGCACAACACGCGAAGAGCTCGACACACCTGTACAGGGAAGTGACCGGGTGATTCTTGTTTGCGTTTTTATGTTGATGATGGTGGGTGCAATCGCAGTCTACTCCTCTATCGCTTATTTTGCACAGGCTCACAATTCCACGGCCGGTGCTCTTGTTTCGGGACATGTTGTAAAGCTTGGAATTGCTTTTATAGCCATGATCTTTGTTTCGAAACTAAACTATCGGGTATTGGCAAAGTTTAGCCGAATCGCAGTTGTATTCAGCTGGATCTTGTTAATCGCCGTTATGATCTATGGTGACATGGTTTTTGGAGCAAGACGATCTCTCTCTGTAGCCGGATTCTCTTTTCAGCCGTCATCTTTTGCTGCAATGGCTCTGATTCTCCACATAGCCGTATTACTGCATGAAAAACAGGATTACATCAAAGATTTTAAACGAGCTTTTATCCCAATTTTGATCTGGGTAGCGGTAACCTGTTTCCTGATTGCTCTGGAAGACTTCAGTAGCGCAGCACTACTTATGGGGATTACCATCTGTATGATGTTTGTAGGTCGAATCAGTGCTGTTCAACTGCTAGGGCTGGTAATGCTCGGGTTGATTGGCGGTTCAGCTTTAATACTGAGTTCAGCAGAGCGTACCAGCAGGGTAACCAATTACATCACACAGGTAAAAGACATTAACAGCGAGAAGCTTGAATCCAGCAGCGGCTATCAGGCACAACAGGCGCACATTGCTATTGCCAGGGGTGGCCTGATCGGTGTTGGCATCGGGAAAAGCACACAGCGTGATTTCCTCCCGGCACCATACAACGATTTCATTTTTGCAATCATCGCTGAAGAGTATGGAATTATCGGATCTTCTGCAGTGATGCTCATTTTCATCGTCATACTTTACCGCGGAATTGCAGTCATTGCCCGACACTCCCCCGATGCGCTTGGGACCCTCCTGGCACTTGGGGCCACCCTCATGATCACCCTTTACGGTTTTGTAAATGCGGCCGTTGCCACCGGGTTATTCCCCGTTACGGGGCTACCGATGCCTTTCATCAGTTACGGAGGCACAAGTATGCTTTTTGCAGGAATAATGGTGGGGATACTGCTCAACATTTCGAAACACAACAGACAGATTCAAAACAGATTTTATAACGGTTAA
- the murG gene encoding undecaprenyldiphospho-muramoylpentapeptide beta-N-acetylglucosaminyltransferase, translated as MTTATKNISSTDTRTAAAEPIRVLLAAGGTGGHVYPAIAIADALRKADPRTKILFVGTRDRMEWEAVPKSGYDIKSVWISGFHRRLTPQNLLFPFKLVTSIVQSFSIIKSFKPDVMVACGGFAAGPIGWVAAKLNIPIVIQEQNSYPGVTNRLLAKHAVSIFTAFEDAKKYLPEEKITLSGNPVRGQLKQSDSSAAREAFGFNSEAPVLLILGGSGGALALNNIMQKELDHLHNEAGLQIIWQCGKRYFEELNKQIDTDSYPNLRLTQYIDDMPAAYGAADLVVTRAGAGTCSELMLLGQPAVLVPSPNVAGDHQAKNAKSMVETGAAELLEESDIEEKFSEVITALIMDKERLQKMNEAMKSLAKPDAAKTIAKEIYTLAQKRNR; from the coding sequence ATGACAACTGCCACGAAGAACATATCATCCACAGACACCCGCACAGCTGCGGCAGAACCCATTCGGGTTTTGCTGGCAGCCGGCGGTACGGGTGGACATGTCTATCCGGCGATTGCCATCGCGGATGCACTTCGTAAGGCAGATCCCCGTACAAAGATTTTGTTCGTAGGCACTCGCGATCGTATGGAGTGGGAAGCAGTTCCAAAATCCGGATATGATATTAAAAGTGTATGGATCAGCGGATTTCATCGGCGCTTGACTCCGCAAAATCTTCTTTTTCCATTTAAGCTGGTGACCAGTATCGTACAAAGTTTTTCCATCATTAAATCCTTTAAACCGGATGTAATGGTTGCCTGCGGTGGTTTTGCCGCCGGTCCAATTGGCTGGGTTGCTGCAAAATTAAACATTCCGATTGTCATTCAGGAGCAAAACAGTTATCCGGGAGTTACGAACAGGCTTTTAGCTAAACACGCCGTTTCAATATTCACGGCTTTTGAGGATGCAAAAAAATATCTACCGGAAGAAAAAATCACGCTGAGTGGAAACCCGGTGAGAGGTCAGCTCAAACAGAGTGATTCATCAGCCGCTCGTGAAGCTTTTGGCTTTAACTCGGAAGCACCGGTATTGTTGATTTTAGGAGGAAGCGGCGGTGCACTGGCGCTGAACAACATCATGCAGAAAGAGCTGGATCATCTTCACAATGAAGCCGGACTTCAAATCATATGGCAGTGTGGAAAACGATATTTCGAAGAACTAAACAAGCAGATTGATACGGATTCTTATCCAAATTTACGACTCACTCAATATATAGATGACATGCCGGCCGCGTACGGTGCCGCAGATTTGGTAGTCACAAGAGCAGGTGCGGGAACCTGCAGTGAACTTATGCTGCTGGGTCAGCCGGCCGTTTTGGTGCCTTCCCCTAATGTAGCGGGAGATCATCAGGCAAAGAATGCCAAATCGATGGTAGAAACAGGTGCCGCTGAACTTCTTGAAGAGTCTGACATCGAAGAAAAATTTTCAGAAGTCATCACAGCATTGATCATGGACAAAGAAAGGTTACAGAAAATGAATGAGGCCATGAAATCCCTGGCAAAACCCGACGCTGCCAAAACCATTGCAAAAGAAATTTACACACTTGCACAGAAACGAAACCGATGA